A DNA window from Salvelinus fontinalis isolate EN_2023a chromosome 28, ASM2944872v1, whole genome shotgun sequence contains the following coding sequences:
- the LOC129825760 gene encoding insulin gene enhancer protein isl-1 isoform X4 produces MGDMGDPQKKKRLISLCVGCGNQIHDQYILRVSPDLEWHAACLKCAECNQYLDESCTCFVRDGKTYCKRDYVRLYGIKCAKCNIGFSKNDFVMRARSKVYHIECFRCVACSRQLIPGDEFALREDGLFCRADHDVVERATMGAGDPLSPLHPARPLQMADPISARQPALRPHVHKQPEKTTRVRTVLNEKQLHTLRTCYNANPRPDALMKEQLVEMTGLSPRVIRVWFQNKRCKDKKRSILMKQLQQQQPNDKTNIQGMTGTPMVAASPERHDGGLQANPVEVQSYQPPWKVLSDFALQSEIDQPAFQHLVNFSEGGPGSNSTGSEVASMSSQLPDTPNSMVSSPIEA; encoded by the exons ATGGGCGATATGGGGGATCCGCAGAAAA AAAAGCGTCTGATCTCGCTGTGTGTCGGCTGTGGAAACCAGATTCACGACCAGTATATTCTGCGGGTCTCTCCAGACCTCGAGTGGCACGCTGCCTGTTTGAAGTGTGCAGAGTGTAATCAGTATCTGGACGAGTCGTGTACCTGCTTTGTCCGAGACGGGAAAACCTACTGTAAACGGGACTATGTTAG GTTATACGGAATAAAGTGCGCTAAATGCAACATCGGTTTCAGCAAGAATGACTTCGTGATGAGAGCGCGCTCCAAGGTGTACCACATCGAGTGTTTTCGGTGTGTGGCCTGTAGCCGGCAGCTCATCCCGGGGGACGAGTTCGCTCTGAGGGAGGACGGCTTGTTCTGCCGGGCCGACCATGATGTCGTGGAGCGGGCCACAATGGGCGCCGGTGACCCCCTCAGCCCCCTCCACCCGGCCCGACCTTTACAAATGGCAG ACCCAATATCAGCCAGACAGCCCGCGCTCCGACCGCACGTTCACAAACAACCGGAGAAGACAACTCGCGTCCGGACGGTTCTTAACGAAAAACAGCTCCACACGTTGCGGACCTGCTACAACGCCAATCCCCGGCCCGACGCTCTGATGAAGGAGCAGCTAGTCGAGATGACCGGTCTCAGTCCCCGAGTCATCCGGGTCTGGTTCCAAAACAAGCGTTGCAAGGACAAGAAGAGGAGTATTCTGATGAAacagttacagcagcagcagcccaACGACAAAACG AATATCCAAGGGATGACGGGCACTCCGATGGTGGCGGCCAGCCCGGAGAGACATGACGGTGGTTTACAGGCTAACCCAGTGGAGGTGCAGAGTTACCAGCCGCCTTGGAAGGTCCTCAGTGACTTTGCGCTACAGAGTGAGATCGACCAGCCCGCGTTTCAACATCTG GTCAATTTCTCGGAGGGAGGCCCTGGTTCCAACTCGACAGGAAGCGAAGTCGCCTCGATGTCATCCCAACTTCCAGACACACCCAACAGCATGGTCTCGAGCCCTATAGAGGCGTAG
- the LOC129825760 gene encoding insulin gene enhancer protein isl-1 isoform X2 codes for MGDMGDPQKKKRLISLCVGCGNQIHDQYILRVSPDLEWHAACLKCAECNQYLDESCTCFVRDGKTYCKRDYVRLYGIKCAKCNIGFSKNDFVMRARSKVYHIECFRCVACSRQLIPGDEFALREDGLFCRADHDVVERATMGAGDPLSPLHPARPLQMADPISARQPALRPHVHKQPEKTTRVRTVLNEKQLHTLRTCYNANPRPDALMKEQLVEMTGLSPRVIRVWFQNKRCKDKKRSILMKQLQQQQPNDKTFLWDYLQNIQGMTGTPMVAASPERHDGGLQANPVEVQSYQPPWKVLSDFALQSEIDQPAFQHLVNFSEGGPGSNSTGSEVASMSSQLPDTPNSMVSSPIEA; via the exons ATGGGCGATATGGGGGATCCGCAGAAAA AAAAGCGTCTGATCTCGCTGTGTGTCGGCTGTGGAAACCAGATTCACGACCAGTATATTCTGCGGGTCTCTCCAGACCTCGAGTGGCACGCTGCCTGTTTGAAGTGTGCAGAGTGTAATCAGTATCTGGACGAGTCGTGTACCTGCTTTGTCCGAGACGGGAAAACCTACTGTAAACGGGACTATGTTAG GTTATACGGAATAAAGTGCGCTAAATGCAACATCGGTTTCAGCAAGAATGACTTCGTGATGAGAGCGCGCTCCAAGGTGTACCACATCGAGTGTTTTCGGTGTGTGGCCTGTAGCCGGCAGCTCATCCCGGGGGACGAGTTCGCTCTGAGGGAGGACGGCTTGTTCTGCCGGGCCGACCATGATGTCGTGGAGCGGGCCACAATGGGCGCCGGTGACCCCCTCAGCCCCCTCCACCCGGCCCGACCTTTACAAATGGCAG ACCCAATATCAGCCAGACAGCCCGCGCTCCGACCGCACGTTCACAAACAACCGGAGAAGACAACTCGCGTCCGGACGGTTCTTAACGAAAAACAGCTCCACACGTTGCGGACCTGCTACAACGCCAATCCCCGGCCCGACGCTCTGATGAAGGAGCAGCTAGTCGAGATGACCGGTCTCAGTCCCCGAGTCATCCGGGTCTGGTTCCAAAACAAGCGTTGCAAGGACAAGAAGAGGAGTATTCTGATGAAacagttacagcagcagcagcccaACGACAAAACG TTTCTCTGGGACTATCTGCAGAATATCCAAGGGATGACGGGCACTCCGATGGTGGCGGCCAGCCCGGAGAGACATGACGGTGGTTTACAGGCTAACCCAGTGGAGGTGCAGAGTTACCAGCCGCCTTGGAAGGTCCTCAGTGACTTTGCGCTACAGAGTGAGATCGACCAGCCCGCGTTTCAACATCTG GTCAATTTCTCGGAGGGAGGCCCTGGTTCCAACTCGACAGGAAGCGAAGTCGCCTCGATGTCATCCCAACTTCCAGACACACCCAACAGCATGGTCTCGAGCCCTATAGAGGCGTAG
- the LOC129825760 gene encoding insulin gene enhancer protein isl-1 isoform X3 — MGDMGDPQKKKRLISLCVGCGNQIHDQYILRVSPDLEWHAACLKCAECNQYLDESCTCFVRDGKTYCKRDYVRLYGIKCAKCNIGFSKNDFVMRARSKVYHIECFRCVACSRQLIPGDEFALREDGLFCRADHDVVERATMGAGDPLSPLHPARPLQMAADPISARQPALRPHVHKQPEKTTRVRTVLNEKQLHTLRTCYNANPRPDALMKEQLVEMTGLSPRVIRVWFQNKRCKDKKRSILMKQLQQQQPNDKTNIQGMTGTPMVAASPERHDGGLQANPVEVQSYQPPWKVLSDFALQSEIDQPAFQHLVNFSEGGPGSNSTGSEVASMSSQLPDTPNSMVSSPIEA, encoded by the exons ATGGGCGATATGGGGGATCCGCAGAAAA AAAAGCGTCTGATCTCGCTGTGTGTCGGCTGTGGAAACCAGATTCACGACCAGTATATTCTGCGGGTCTCTCCAGACCTCGAGTGGCACGCTGCCTGTTTGAAGTGTGCAGAGTGTAATCAGTATCTGGACGAGTCGTGTACCTGCTTTGTCCGAGACGGGAAAACCTACTGTAAACGGGACTATGTTAG GTTATACGGAATAAAGTGCGCTAAATGCAACATCGGTTTCAGCAAGAATGACTTCGTGATGAGAGCGCGCTCCAAGGTGTACCACATCGAGTGTTTTCGGTGTGTGGCCTGTAGCCGGCAGCTCATCCCGGGGGACGAGTTCGCTCTGAGGGAGGACGGCTTGTTCTGCCGGGCCGACCATGATGTCGTGGAGCGGGCCACAATGGGCGCCGGTGACCCCCTCAGCCCCCTCCACCCGGCCCGACCTTTACAAATGGCAG CAGACCCAATATCAGCCAGACAGCCCGCGCTCCGACCGCACGTTCACAAACAACCGGAGAAGACAACTCGCGTCCGGACGGTTCTTAACGAAAAACAGCTCCACACGTTGCGGACCTGCTACAACGCCAATCCCCGGCCCGACGCTCTGATGAAGGAGCAGCTAGTCGAGATGACCGGTCTCAGTCCCCGAGTCATCCGGGTCTGGTTCCAAAACAAGCGTTGCAAGGACAAGAAGAGGAGTATTCTGATGAAacagttacagcagcagcagcccaACGACAAAACG AATATCCAAGGGATGACGGGCACTCCGATGGTGGCGGCCAGCCCGGAGAGACATGACGGTGGTTTACAGGCTAACCCAGTGGAGGTGCAGAGTTACCAGCCGCCTTGGAAGGTCCTCAGTGACTTTGCGCTACAGAGTGAGATCGACCAGCCCGCGTTTCAACATCTG GTCAATTTCTCGGAGGGAGGCCCTGGTTCCAACTCGACAGGAAGCGAAGTCGCCTCGATGTCATCCCAACTTCCAGACACACCCAACAGCATGGTCTCGAGCCCTATAGAGGCGTAG
- the LOC129825760 gene encoding insulin gene enhancer protein isl-1 isoform X1 gives MGDMGDPQKKKRLISLCVGCGNQIHDQYILRVSPDLEWHAACLKCAECNQYLDESCTCFVRDGKTYCKRDYVRLYGIKCAKCNIGFSKNDFVMRARSKVYHIECFRCVACSRQLIPGDEFALREDGLFCRADHDVVERATMGAGDPLSPLHPARPLQMAADPISARQPALRPHVHKQPEKTTRVRTVLNEKQLHTLRTCYNANPRPDALMKEQLVEMTGLSPRVIRVWFQNKRCKDKKRSILMKQLQQQQPNDKTFLWDYLQNIQGMTGTPMVAASPERHDGGLQANPVEVQSYQPPWKVLSDFALQSEIDQPAFQHLVNFSEGGPGSNSTGSEVASMSSQLPDTPNSMVSSPIEA, from the exons ATGGGCGATATGGGGGATCCGCAGAAAA AAAAGCGTCTGATCTCGCTGTGTGTCGGCTGTGGAAACCAGATTCACGACCAGTATATTCTGCGGGTCTCTCCAGACCTCGAGTGGCACGCTGCCTGTTTGAAGTGTGCAGAGTGTAATCAGTATCTGGACGAGTCGTGTACCTGCTTTGTCCGAGACGGGAAAACCTACTGTAAACGGGACTATGTTAG GTTATACGGAATAAAGTGCGCTAAATGCAACATCGGTTTCAGCAAGAATGACTTCGTGATGAGAGCGCGCTCCAAGGTGTACCACATCGAGTGTTTTCGGTGTGTGGCCTGTAGCCGGCAGCTCATCCCGGGGGACGAGTTCGCTCTGAGGGAGGACGGCTTGTTCTGCCGGGCCGACCATGATGTCGTGGAGCGGGCCACAATGGGCGCCGGTGACCCCCTCAGCCCCCTCCACCCGGCCCGACCTTTACAAATGGCAG CAGACCCAATATCAGCCAGACAGCCCGCGCTCCGACCGCACGTTCACAAACAACCGGAGAAGACAACTCGCGTCCGGACGGTTCTTAACGAAAAACAGCTCCACACGTTGCGGACCTGCTACAACGCCAATCCCCGGCCCGACGCTCTGATGAAGGAGCAGCTAGTCGAGATGACCGGTCTCAGTCCCCGAGTCATCCGGGTCTGGTTCCAAAACAAGCGTTGCAAGGACAAGAAGAGGAGTATTCTGATGAAacagttacagcagcagcagcccaACGACAAAACG TTTCTCTGGGACTATCTGCAGAATATCCAAGGGATGACGGGCACTCCGATGGTGGCGGCCAGCCCGGAGAGACATGACGGTGGTTTACAGGCTAACCCAGTGGAGGTGCAGAGTTACCAGCCGCCTTGGAAGGTCCTCAGTGACTTTGCGCTACAGAGTGAGATCGACCAGCCCGCGTTTCAACATCTG GTCAATTTCTCGGAGGGAGGCCCTGGTTCCAACTCGACAGGAAGCGAAGTCGCCTCGATGTCATCCCAACTTCCAGACACACCCAACAGCATGGTCTCGAGCCCTATAGAGGCGTAG